The Juglans regia cultivar Chandler chromosome 2, Walnut 2.0, whole genome shotgun sequence genome includes a window with the following:
- the LOC109002075 gene encoding protein KINESIN LIGHT CHAIN-RELATED 1-like — protein MPGLVSVKTPPDSAPLRISVPDAHTPPQRSEPVNSKPPSPLPRRLPSPSPSRSKFSPRKPPPESSSPNPNHNPDLNPNSQFALENPDLGPFLLKLARDAIASGEGPVRALDYALRASQSFERCPPADGEPSLDLAMSLHVLAAIYCSLGRFDEAVPVLERAIRVPDPPRGADHALAAFSGHMQLGDTYSMLGQVDKSILCYEEGLKIQIDALGESDPRVGETCRYLAEAHVQAMEFDRAEELCKKTLEIHRAHSEPASLEEAADRRLMALICEAKGDYETALEHLVLASMAMIANGQESEVASIDVSIGNIYLFLCRYDEALFSYQKALTVFKSSKGDNHPSVASVFVRLADLYHRTGKLRDSKSYCENALRIYAKPVPGTTAEDIAGGLTEISAIYESVDEPEEALKLLNKAMKMLEDKPGQQSTIAGIEARMGVMSYMVGRYEESRDSFESSIAKLRASGERKSAFFGVVLNQMGLASVQLFKIDEAAELFEEARGILEQESGPCHQDTLGVYSNLAATYDAMGRVDDAIEMLEHVLKLREEKLGIANPDFEDEKRRLAELLKEAGRTRDRKAKSLKNLIDPTSKKTKKEVTKRWPSLGFRS, from the exons ATGCCCGGCCTGGTATCCGTTAAAACACCGCCTGACTCTGCGCCGCTCCGTATCTCCGTCCCCGATGCCCATACCCCACCTCAGAGATCCGAGCCCGTTAACTCCAAGCCTCCTTCCCCGCTCCCCAGGAGGCTTCCTTCTCCTTCCCCTTCTCGATCTAAATTCTCTCCCAGGAAGCCCCCGCCCGAGTCCTCCAGCCCCAACCCTAACCATAACCCTGATCTCAACCCCAACTCCCAGTTTGCTCTCGAGAACCCGGATCTCGGCCCTTTCCTCCTCAAGCTCGCTCGAGATGCCATCGCGTCCGGCGAGGGCCCCGTCAGGGCCTTGGACTACGCTCTCCGCGCTTCCCAGTCCTTCGAGCGGTGCCCTCCTGCTGACGGGGAGCCCAGCCTGGACCTCGCGATGAGCCTCCACGTTCTGGCCGCGATATACTGCAGCCTGGGGCGGTTCGACGAGGCAGTGCCAGTCCTGGAGCGGGCGATCCGGGTCCCCGACCCTCCGAGAGGTGCGGACCACGCGCTCGCTGCGTTCTCGGGTCATATGCAGCTGGGGGACACATACTCGATGCTCGGACAGGTCGATAAGTCCATCCTTTGCTACGAAGAAGGGCTTAAGATCCAGATCGATGCCTTGGGGGAGTCCGATCCGAGGGTCGGAGAGACTTGCAG ATACTTAGCTGAGGCCCATGTTCAAGCGATGGAGTTTGATAGAGCCGAAGAGTTGTGCAAAAAAACGCTTGAAATTCATCGTGCGCACAGTGAACCAGCATCTCTTGAAGAAGCAGCTGACCGAAGGCTGATGGCTCTCATATGTGAGGCAAAAGGAGACTATGAAACAGCCCTTGAGCACCTCGTCCTTGCCAGCATGGCAATGATTGCAAATGGACAAGAGAGTGAGGTTGCCTCTATTGATGTCAGCATTGGAAACATTTACTTGTTTCTCTGTCGCTATGATGAGGCTCTCTTTTCCTACCAGAAGGCACTTACCGTTTTTAAATCATCAAAGGGTGACAACCACCCATCTGTTGCCTCTGTGTTTGTTCGCCTTGCTGACCTATATCATAGAACAGGTAAGCTCCGAGACTCCAAATCCTACTGTGAAAATGCCCTGAGGATATATGCAAAGCCTGTGCCTGGAACCACGGCAGAAGACATTGCTGGGGGGTTGACTGAAATATCTGCCATTTATGAGTCTGTGGATGAGCCTGAGGAGGCTCTGAAGCTTTTGAATAAGGCAATGAAAATGTTGGAGGATAAACCAGGACAGCAAAGCACAATTGCAGGAATAGAAGCACGAATGGGAGTGATGTCTTACATGGTTGGAAGGTATGAAGAATCGAGGGACTCTTTTGAAAGTTCTATAGCAAAACTTAGAGCTAGTGGTGAGAGGAAGTCGGCCTTCTTTGGGGTTGTGTTGAACCAAATGGGATTGGCTTCTGTCCAGTTGTTCAAGATAGATGAGGCAGCTGAGTTGTTTGAAGAAGCGAGGGGGATTCTGGAACAGGAGAGTGGCCCATGCCATCAAGATACCCTTGGAGTATATAGTAATCTTGCAGCAACCTACGATGCTATGGGAAg AGTGGATGATGCAATTGAAATGTTGGAGCATGTCCTTAAACTAAGAGAAGAAAAGCTTGGAATTGCTAATCCTGACTTTGAAGATGAGAAAAGAAGGCTAGCCGAGCTCCTGAAAGAAGCAGGCAGGACCCGAGACAGAAAAGCCAAGTCACTGAAAAACCTCATCGATCCCACCTcaaagaagacaaagaaagaaGTGACAAAGAGGTGGCCTAGTTTGGGTTTTCGAAgttga